The Euphorbia lathyris chromosome 3, ddEupLath1.1, whole genome shotgun sequence genome contains a region encoding:
- the LOC136223365 gene encoding histone H3.2-like, whose amino-acid sequence MARTKKTARMSSGGKLPRIQLRTKAVLKSASATDGVKKPHRFRPGPVALREIRQYRKSTERLIRKLPIQRLLGVFEGTKFCAIHAKRFTIMPKDMQLARRIRGERA is encoded by the coding sequence ATGGCTAGAACTAAGAAGACTGCTCGAATGAGCAGCGGAGGAAAGTTACCGAGGATACAGCTCAGAACCAAAGCAGTCCTAAAATCTGCTTCGGCAACCGACGGTGTTAAGAAACCTCACAGGTTTCGTCCCGGCCCCGTCGCTCTTCGTGAAATCCGGCAGTACCGGAAAAGCACGGAGCGCCTGATCAGAAAACTCCCTATCCAGCGCCTGCTTGGAGTATTCGAAGGTACAAAATTCTGTGCCATTCATGCCAAAAGATTCACCATTATGCCTAAGGATATGCAGTTGGCCAGAAGGATTAGAGGCGAACGTGCTTGA